The following proteins are co-located in the Candidatus Nanosynbacter sp. HMT-352 genome:
- a CDS encoding NUDIX hydrolase has protein sequence MRTSNFDKIKKYFGGSKKPLIQEIVREPTAGGVIFRRNKKGEAEFLLYQDARDRWTIPKGHIEPGETAQVTARREIGEETGLKKIELHGWLGKVNFRYRRIDKLVLMTTQVYLVKALDPNEKLQKEEWMNGLKWFSFHEALDEVEYEDIGKLILLAMKRIRQENL, from the coding sequence GTGAGAACAAGCAACTTTGATAAGATAAAAAAATATTTTGGTGGCAGCAAGAAGCCATTGATTCAGGAAATTGTGCGCGAGCCAACTGCCGGTGGCGTGATTTTTCGTCGTAATAAAAAGGGCGAGGCAGAATTTTTGCTTTATCAGGACGCTCGCGATCGCTGGACAATTCCCAAAGGGCACATTGAGCCAGGTGAAACAGCTCAAGTGACGGCTCGTAGGGAAATCGGCGAGGAAACTGGGCTGAAGAAAATTGAACTGCACGGCTGGCTAGGAAAGGTGAATTTTCGTTATCGTCGAATCGATAAATTGGTATTGATGACAACGCAAGTTTATCTAGTTAAGGCGCTGGATCCTAATGAGAAACTCCAAAAGGAAGAGTGGATGAATGGTCTTAAATGGTTTAGTTTTCATGAGGCGCTGGATGAAGTTGAATATGAAGATATTGGCAAGCTGATTCTTTTGGCAATGAAACGAATTAGACAGGAGAACTTATAA
- the nusB gene encoding transcription antitermination factor NusB — translation MASNRHLGRIVALQTLYEHEFRKEVGDSDVDYKTILKRNLAEYKSSVDDIEFIDNLISGVLSTQSQLDEKLQPLAPEWPISQLPRIDRAVLRIGLYELLYCADTVPPKVVINEAVELAKAFGSDNSGKFVNGVLGTALRTLVEESDSENKQL, via the coding sequence ATGGCATCAAACCGTCATTTGGGACGAATTGTCGCACTGCAAACACTTTATGAACATGAATTTCGCAAAGAGGTTGGTGATAGCGATGTTGATTATAAGACTATTTTAAAGCGTAATTTGGCTGAATATAAATCATCGGTTGACGATATTGAATTTATCGATAATTTGATCAGTGGCGTGCTTTCGACGCAGAGTCAATTGGACGAGAAATTGCAGCCATTGGCGCCAGAATGGCCTATTAGTCAGTTGCCGCGAATTGATCGGGCAGTACTTAGAATTGGTTTATATGAATTGCTATATTGTGCAGATACCGTTCCACCAAAAGTGGTGATTAACGAAGCAGTAGAGTTAGCAAAAGCGTTCGGTTCGGATAACTCGGGTAAGTTTGTGAATGGCGTGCTTGGCACGGCACTCCGTACTCTCGTGGAGGAGTCCGACAGTGAGAACAAGCAACTTTGA
- a CDS encoding glutamate ligase domain-containing protein yields MVTVSKKREEKLAKLVREFFAVHPEVKLVAITGSAGKASAKIAIGTVLAQQFDIQLRNEEPKTKADVFLQMMGVKMPEKGLFKWWKVMRAVKKRIKAEKPEVQVIVQEFNPKELGYNDWFKAYVVPDITVVTSVTNGRMQVEYSLEEVANEMISLANFSRMAMINRDDIDGRFASFLTNPNITTYGSDPVAEYNFDDRNFSLKDGHHGFIMSPENPNGLEVNVKLIGEHNIRPAIVAAAIGYAFGETEENIKKGIENLRPLPGRMNLLKGADNTWLIDDSYSSTPLTALAALQSLYRIETPQRIAVLGNMNGLKGIFEQAHAELGSHCSPDLLDWVVTVGEKANQYLAPAARQRGCQVKECKNAIEAGSFVRDKLKSEGVALFKGSSGGVWLEESIKINLHSTEDDKYLVRQTPEWIARKNQFFSQFKD; encoded by the coding sequence ATGGTTACTGTTTCAAAAAAGAGGGAAGAAAAACTAGCAAAATTAGTGCGAGAATTTTTTGCTGTTCATCCAGAAGTGAAGCTTGTGGCGATAACTGGTAGCGCTGGAAAGGCTAGTGCGAAAATAGCTATCGGTACTGTTTTGGCGCAGCAATTTGATATTCAACTTCGCAATGAAGAGCCGAAAACGAAAGCTGATGTTTTCCTTCAAATGATGGGCGTGAAGATGCCTGAAAAAGGTCTTTTCAAATGGTGGAAGGTGATGCGCGCCGTAAAGAAGAGGATTAAGGCTGAAAAACCGGAAGTTCAAGTGATTGTTCAGGAATTTAATCCAAAGGAACTTGGCTATAACGATTGGTTTAAGGCTTACGTTGTGCCGGATATTACGGTTGTAACTTCTGTGACAAATGGTCGAATGCAGGTTGAATATTCCTTGGAGGAAGTGGCGAATGAGATGATTTCGCTGGCGAATTTCTCACGAATGGCGATGATAAATCGTGATGATATTGACGGGCGTTTTGCTAGTTTTTTGACGAATCCTAATATCACTACGTACGGAAGTGATCCAGTGGCGGAGTATAATTTTGACGATCGTAATTTTTCTCTGAAAGATGGACATCACGGCTTTATTATGTCGCCAGAAAATCCTAACGGATTAGAGGTCAATGTTAAGCTAATTGGCGAGCATAATATTCGTCCAGCGATTGTGGCGGCGGCTATTGGTTATGCGTTTGGTGAAACTGAGGAGAATATAAAAAAGGGTATAGAGAATTTACGTCCACTGCCTGGCAGGATGAATTTGCTGAAGGGCGCGGACAATACTTGGTTGATTGATGATAGCTATAGTTCGACGCCGTTGACTGCCTTGGCGGCTTTACAGTCTTTGTATCGAATTGAGACTCCGCAGCGAATTGCTGTACTTGGCAACATGAATGGCTTAAAGGGAATTTTCGAACAAGCTCACGCTGAACTTGGTTCTCATTGTAGTCCGGATTTGTTGGATTGGGTTGTGACGGTTGGTGAGAAAGCTAATCAATATTTGGCGCCGGCCGCACGCCAAAGAGGTTGTCAGGTGAAGGAATGTAAGAATGCCATCGAGGCTGGGTCTTTCGTGCGCGACAAATTGAAGTCTGAAGGCGTCGCGTTATTTAAGGGTTCAAGTGGCGGCGTATGGCTAGAGGAATCTATAAAAATCAACCTTCATAGCACTGAGGACGATAAATACTTGGTCAGGCAAACGCCGGAGTGGATTGCTAGGAAAAACCAATTTTTCTCACAGTTTAAAGATTAA
- the leuS gene encoding leucine--tRNA ligase, with product MRRYNPTEIEQKWQNRWEADGTYAVDFNGTTRPKYYSLSMLPGITGAGIHIGHGRTFQFADIKARFKRQQGYNVYHPIGWDSFGLPVENYAIKVGKTPRVAHDEAKVHFKEQLKRLGFSYDWTKEISTADPEYYKWTQWIFAQLYKHDLAYQKEQPQWWCETDNTVLANEQVEGGKCWRCGNPVTKRNLKQWFFRITAYADEILEATDALDWTEMVKTMQKNWIGRSVGAEVEFAVSGQDSKITVFTTRPDTLFGATYVALAPEHPLISQLVNSDTREKVEAYIQASQQKSDVERQENKEKTGVFTGSYVINPVNGQKLPIWVADYVLGGYGTGAVMAVPAHDERDFAFAEKFDLPIIQVIDKPEHSADAGCYSGEGELINSGQFNGTRSEDAREQIVAWLEQQNSGRSKTTYKMRDWLISRQRYWGAPIPIVHVDGRAPIAVADECLPVILPEVENFKPTGGNTSVLAQVDDWVRVWVDVETGKTVPITENKPDGDNWVEGRRETDTLDGYACSSWYFLRYLDPHNDNEAWNPERINHWMPVDYYNGADHAVAHLLYSRFWMRFFYKLGLVPTPEPFKRMMYNAYIMAPDGQKMSKSKGNVIDPMEIMDSGYGADALRVYEMFIAPYDMDAPWDPRGVPGTYRFLNRAWNLVQEFVDKDPNDSLDANEKTAQELLRLTHSTIKKVTRDIEDEKFNTAVASMMEMVNGLYKIKESHGIDMSDEWRFALESLIQILAPFAPHITEELWREMGHDDTVHVSHWPKWDEKYLKSDTMTIIVQVNGKLRAKLELPSDMDNQGVEEAALADENVQKFTNNKPPKKMVYVPGKLVNIVV from the coding sequence ATGAGACGCTATAATCCGACAGAAATTGAACAAAAATGGCAAAACAGATGGGAGGCTGACGGTACTTACGCGGTTGATTTTAATGGCACGACTCGGCCGAAATATTACAGTTTGAGCATGCTTCCGGGGATTACAGGGGCGGGAATTCACATTGGTCACGGTCGTACTTTTCAATTTGCCGACATCAAAGCACGATTTAAGCGTCAGCAGGGCTATAATGTCTATCATCCAATCGGCTGGGACAGCTTTGGTCTGCCGGTTGAAAACTACGCTATTAAAGTCGGAAAAACGCCGCGTGTGGCGCACGATGAGGCGAAAGTTCACTTTAAGGAGCAATTGAAGCGACTTGGGTTTAGTTATGATTGGACAAAAGAAATTTCTACAGCTGATCCAGAATATTACAAATGGACTCAGTGGATTTTTGCGCAATTATACAAGCACGATTTGGCATATCAAAAAGAGCAGCCGCAATGGTGGTGCGAAACTGATAACACAGTGCTTGCTAACGAACAGGTTGAAGGTGGCAAATGTTGGCGCTGTGGTAATCCTGTAACCAAGCGAAATCTCAAGCAGTGGTTTTTCCGAATTACGGCGTATGCAGATGAAATTTTAGAGGCAACCGATGCGCTTGATTGGACGGAAATGGTTAAAACCATGCAGAAAAATTGGATTGGTCGATCAGTTGGCGCGGAAGTTGAATTTGCGGTTAGTGGTCAAGATTCCAAGATTACAGTTTTTACAACTCGTCCTGACACGTTATTTGGCGCGACGTATGTAGCTTTGGCGCCGGAGCATCCTCTGATTTCTCAGTTGGTCAATTCTGATACGCGCGAAAAGGTTGAAGCGTATATCCAAGCTTCGCAACAAAAATCGGATGTTGAGCGCCAAGAGAATAAAGAGAAAACGGGCGTATTTACTGGCAGTTATGTCATAAACCCAGTTAATGGTCAAAAATTGCCAATCTGGGTGGCGGATTATGTTTTGGGTGGCTATGGAACCGGCGCAGTCATGGCGGTGCCAGCGCACGACGAGCGCGATTTTGCGTTTGCCGAGAAGTTTGATTTGCCGATTATCCAGGTTATTGATAAGCCTGAGCATTCAGCCGATGCTGGCTGTTATTCTGGTGAAGGTGAGTTGATAAATTCTGGTCAATTCAATGGGACTAGGAGTGAGGATGCTCGCGAGCAAATTGTTGCGTGGCTGGAGCAGCAGAATTCTGGGCGAAGCAAAACCACGTATAAAATGCGCGATTGGTTGATTTCTCGTCAGCGCTATTGGGGTGCTCCGATTCCAATTGTTCATGTTGATGGCCGTGCGCCAATTGCCGTGGCTGATGAATGCTTGCCGGTGATTTTGCCAGAGGTGGAGAACTTTAAGCCAACGGGCGGTAATACTTCCGTTTTGGCCCAGGTTGATGATTGGGTGCGAGTTTGGGTGGATGTTGAAACTGGAAAAACTGTACCGATTACAGAAAATAAGCCTGACGGCGACAATTGGGTAGAAGGTCGGCGCGAGACTGACACTTTGGATGGCTATGCTTGTTCTAGTTGGTATTTCTTACGATATCTCGACCCACACAACGATAATGAAGCATGGAATCCTGAGAGAATTAACCATTGGATGCCGGTTGATTATTACAATGGTGCTGATCACGCCGTGGCTCACTTGCTATACAGTCGTTTCTGGATGCGATTTTTCTATAAGCTCGGTCTCGTTCCGACTCCAGAACCTTTTAAGCGAATGATGTACAATGCCTACATTATGGCACCAGACGGTCAGAAAATGTCCAAGTCTAAGGGCAACGTTATTGATCCAATGGAGATTATGGACAGTGGATATGGCGCTGATGCGCTGCGAGTTTACGAAATGTTCATCGCGCCTTATGATATGGATGCGCCATGGGATCCTCGTGGCGTTCCGGGAACTTATCGATTCTTAAACCGAGCATGGAATTTGGTTCAGGAGTTCGTTGATAAGGATCCAAACGACTCTCTTGACGCGAATGAAAAAACAGCTCAAGAATTATTGCGATTAACTCACTCGACAATTAAAAAAGTTACTCGCGACATTGAAGATGAGAAGTTTAACACGGCTGTGGCTTCGATGATGGAAATGGTCAATGGCCTGTATAAGATAAAAGAATCGCATGGAATTGACATGTCGGACGAGTGGCGATTTGCGTTAGAAAGTTTGATTCAGATTTTGGCGCCTTTTGCTCCGCATATCACAGAGGAATTGTGGCGTGAAATGGGTCATGATGATACGGTTCATGTTAGTCACTGGCCGAAGTGGGATGAAAAATATCTAAAGAGCGATACGATGACTATTATAGTTCAAGTGAACGGCAAGCTTCGTGCAAAACTTGAACTGCCGAGTGATATGGACAATCAGGGTGTTGAAGAAGCGGCTCTAGCTGACGAAAATGTCCAGAAATTCACAAACAATAAACCACCTAAAAAGATGGTTTATGTTCCAGGTAAGTTGGTGAATATCGTGGTTTAG